The genomic stretch atcgttcagtgatacaaaatatcagtaacacaaCACACTAACACGTTAGGTTGATTgccttatttattttcataacattatgtcatttattttatttacgccGTACTAATCTCAAACAGAAAGCGTATGCTGTggttcaaatatttttctataatatttttcatttggaTACATTGTGCGGTATTTgagaagtattaatttaaaatgaaaatcccAGTTATCATATAAAGCGTACTGAAGAATTCCACTTTGAAATAGAATAGTTAGACTGGTTTATTGGGGTCCTTTGATAAACcgaaattaatatgtaaaattccAATGTTAAGAGTATGAAATGTAATCACGTTCTGATGCTTATACTAAATGGCACACTCTAATGCGGAATACTACTCACAGTCTTAAACTGACAAcggtaatatttttactaatgatAAACTACTTActcatattatatgttatatatcaaGCTATATTACcctttaatgtttgaaataataccACTTATAAATATAGatcaattaattcaaattttacagaATGCAGGATGGACTCTGATTGTCCCGAGGAAAGAGAATGTAGGAACAAACGTTGTGAGGATGTCTGTAAAAATGCTTGTGGACTGAATACTCATTGCAAAGGCATAAATCATTATCCTGTATGCTCCTGCAGTCCAGAACATGTTTGGAATCCGTTCTTAGGATGTCAAGTTCAAAGTAAGTCAATCATCATCAGCATCCATTCAGTTAGTGTTTTAATGAAGTGTTAAAGCGTTTTAAATTTAGTAGcctgtttatttattatctagAGAATGGTGTGCAGGAAGGAACATCTGTGTGCTAGATTTAACCAcattatttgtttgaatacatTGATAAGTGCAATTACCAACTTGGAATACATGTATGAACAGAAGTATACTACAGTATCTCCATTCACTTGacctttgaaaaatgtttttaatacagaGTTCAATTTCCAGCATCACTGGTTATTTACCCCACATATCCATAGTGGATTcctaaatgtcaaactgaatgtAGAGTGATAATACGAAGAACATTTATCACCTTtcatatgtataaaaagaaatcTGGAAGAAAACTGCTATTTTGAACGATATATAAAAAACTCAAGATatagtttaaatgaatttatcatttaaaaacatttctggaTACAGTAACTGTAAGAAtgtgtaatacataatttaatcttttatatatttgtgtagcgtaattacatcaaaattgttttacatgATGTTTCACCAAAGTGTTCTGCATATATATGTTTAGGTGAGGTTGTCAAAACAACCCCTTGACACCATTAACctaaaaaacgaataaattatataataaaccatATTTCACGGAATGGAGAGCCATGGAGCAAAGATAAATTCAAAATGAAGTTTTAGTATGAGAAATACCGAACACTAAATGAAAGTAACTAGTGgatatatttcttaataagtGTTCCTAAGACTGGAACACTATATCATGTTTTATATAGACTGGAATTATTGCACAATACATTAGAAATTTCTATAACTATTATTTGAGGTATTGAACCATCTTATCTCAAAATatgtaaagaatacaaataataatgatataaattacattacaacGGTTACAATTTTAAAGcccaaaaatattaagaaataccCGTATAATGAGTGATagcaagtataaaataatatcttaagcAGACTTATAATCGCAGTTATATACAAAGTTCATAGGTATAGAGTGGGACGTAGTTTACTGTCTTTTTCATAAGCTGATTTCTCCTTATATTTCCCGCTGAATAAGTGGGACATTATAGTCAGCACTATGCACGTGATGGAACATTTCTTGGTCGAGTAATTCCTATTCCCGTCGCGTATATCTTAAAATCTCTATTTTTTGCTCAGTCTCGAAATGATATATAGTTTTAATCTTATCAGAACATATGTCTCATAAGTGAAAAACTGACTGCACTCTCAATCGTTTACTCCAATAAAAATCTTGCGCGTGGCTTTATGATTCCATTTCCAAAGGTCAAGGATTCACTGCgcaatatttaactattttgtagGAATTAAacgtttagaaaattattaaaaaactgtttttaatgtataattgtCATAAAAGAGATGTCATTATTTatcaagatttataaaaaatcttgtttACATACAGTGTACGGaggaattataataatatatagtgaATATACGGTTTTTAATAATCCTCCTGTAAATAGGtttgaataatgaaaaataactgTTCTAATATAATCACGGTTAGGGAAACTTTAAAGCGAGATTTAACAGCTGTTTACTTAAGGTGGTATAATTGATTTTGAGTTTGGAAAACATTTTGTATGTTAAACtcgtagaaatttaaaataactggaCTGAATAGAGAAAAAgttaaaggaatttttataacTCGATTATAAATTAcagacaattaaattaaataacattcactgtttctaaatttaaatataagtaaactcaggtgaaaaataaatgtttgtcacTATTAACGTGAAAATTAGCGCTACATCTTAAATAGATTTAACGCAAATCAAGTATTTTACAAGCCTAAGATTGATTTCCGTGAAACATGCGTgacatatattaaatacattaaacacaAACCAGTTTTTTACAATCCTAAGATTGATTTCACCACCTTAAACGACATGGTATTATTTCAGaatgtttaatgtaatatttatggcATTTATAGAGGCTAAAGACTGTACTGAAGACTCGGACTGCCTCTCAAACCGCACTTGCATCAATTACGAGTGTGTGGACCCTTGTGACAGTGTCTGCGGTAACAACACAATCTGCACTGTCGAGAATCATCATACTGCTTGTGCCTGCAGACCAGGCTTCATCGGTAACCCTTTTCAGAATTGTGTAGACCAAGGTAGGTAAATGAATCAAAACAATGCTTAAAAAATTCtttgttcaattttaatatatctttttttttgtgaaataacaCTCCGAGTACGCTCATTATTCGCATAATAAGTTTGAAAACGAGTTttcaacaacaattaattacaatcttATCTGACCTAGTTGAATGCGTTAAAGGTAATTTAAGTAggcaaaaatttatttcaaaattagtaatacacacaatagtattttatacaattgtacTTCTTATAGCTAAATCAATTGTTACGCATTTCTGCACAGCCACTATGCTATTCTTGAGATACAATTAGATTTgttgtactatattttattctaagagtatttatttatttccaaaagttAAAAAGATTTTGTTTGGAATGAATtggtttaaataactataaagttTGGTTTATCAGCATTGAATATACTATTAACTgagattataaattatataaaaaataagaaaccaagattgttaaatatttatgaaacaataaaatattatcaaaagtCCAATAAAGTAACACGTACGAATACTAATTCGTTAGCTTTCTGggtgtaaaaacaaaacaacttttatacatttaCGAACTCATATTGTCAATATCTAAAAATCATTTAGGTATTTCtaggctttaaaatatttacagaaaatatttttattagtgaacACAATTTGAGTTCTAAAAATCTGTTggctaaaaatgaaaaatttgtccTAACTCCTAATCACGACTCTATAAAGAACATCGACGAGCTTTTATTGGAGAATCTCCGCATTGAGGTTAGGAGGTACCATTCCGGTAATTCAGTAGTAGAACCAAAAGACGCaagcattttcattttaaatctgcTTTGGTATTCTAGTATCTCTGATAGTTTTTGACGGAAAACCATCCCTCCTAAATAATGCAGTGGCACAGACTGTAAGTTAAAACCTTGCATTACAACATCGTAGGTATATTTACTAGTAATGGGATGGATGAAACCGTactcaaatatgtttttataagatAAGGAAGAAATGTCAAGGGCAAGTGTTAGAAATGGCAGAAGTGTAGATTAGAAGCCCCTACATTCTCATAAGGACAGCTGTATATGGCCTGCTCTCGagtaatatgttttgttaatcTGTTTATTCTGCAACGAGAGGATCGCATTAGAAATTGTGTGTTCTTGGAAGTTTTAACAggataaatttacaaataatgttgACATTTACTATGGTACCTTGTATACAGTTGTACCaagtttaataattgtaatatttcgtaatattataacaaaattgtagAGCCTACATTTTTAGAGCCTTGACTAATAGGTTTTGcttaagctcagccaataaatacaatattcaaaCAAGCAATGACagtacaacaaattaaaatatacctaaGTCAGACCATTGATTCGTAAGAATTATCTCTAAGAATAAGAATGTATCTCTGAATATAACggcaacattttattttatagcttaGTGCAGTTTTTAAAGGTTCCGCGTAAAGACATACGTTTAGActgaaaagaaagttttacagTTTCCATGCAGACAGAAGAGATACTTAAACTAGCCTACTAAATGATATTATTCAATGGCGATCAGTCAAATCCATTGGATAAATGTGCATCACCGAATTATTTTTATCTACGTAGAAagtaaatttcatacaaaatatacagtcCTAAGGTTTAATCGTTCAGTATATACCCTGCAGATAGTTAGACTGCGTAAACGCTTGACcaaattactttacaaaacatgAAGTTGCCGAcgcataatataaataacatgaaaaaCTACATAGTAAGTGTATAGATCTCCAGGTTTacaaaaacaaatcataccaaagcgttgtggcacgtctaagtcaggaatcacaaccaccatgttgtgtgtcaacttcactaactctaaaacatgcatttaataaataactttacgcaacactaattttttaaaactgaactacagaatacaggtcacaacacgTCTGCATTTGTCTATCAACCACCAGTACGTACCAACCAGTGGTTGCGATTCCtgacaggcgtgccacaacgctttggtatgatttgtttattttaacctagtttgtaattatgtattaggttagttattgaCCTGAAGAAGGATCAGtttgcagacctcgaaacgtagtgttactgattttttgtttcactgaacgatggcaaatttccggaaaaaatcatgtttccttcatttAGCATGAATACATAGTAATATTTTCACACACgtagtttattaaacatataGGAGAATAATGggttcatgtttaaaaaatattattggttacTTTTTTGACTTAATATGAATCCTTATTTTTCaaagttagtatttttaatttcaaatcaaataataaatcatttaaaatatgctACACCAAAATGTCCATAAATGGTTATTAGTGTTGTAAATTTATTCGCTAAACTTGAAATGGGTTGAAAGTGGGTTAATGAAAAAAATGATCATATAGgcttatagttttatatacaaaaagtaGTGAAGATAGTGATAATGTTTACCATTTACGTCCACGAGTAGAATATTCTATTACCCAGGATGTGTGAGTATTCTATGGAAGTTATATTACTACTAATGTAAAACTGGGTACTCTGACTGGGAGAACATAAATGATACGTACGTATCCAAACCTCAGAGTGTGGTTACAACTAAATGAAGACCCACACACGATTCTGCAGGTTATAGTTATGTTATGTGGACAGGTTTTAGATTACAAGATTCTACATAACCATCATTGAAACACTTAACTAACCGGATGCTTTAACTGATCATGACTTTGACTTACTCTGTATTTGACATCCTAAGAACGGATCCCAAACATGTCCTGGACTGCAGGAGCAGACTGGATGATGTCTGATGCCTTTGCAATGACTGTTTAGTCCACAAGCGTTTTTACAGACATCCCTACAGTGTTTGTTCTTGCATTCCATTTCCTCGGGGCAATCCGAGTTCATTGTACATTCTGTAAAAATTTGTCCACATTTATAACTAGGTAACTACAAAAGGTAAAAGTGcttgagatataaaatataatacgagTAAGTAGTGGATATTTAGTAAAACAGTTTACTGTTAGCAATTTAAGACTGAAAATGATATTCTGATCTATAGTTATCCATTTAGTATTGGTGTCAGAACGTGATAACATTTCAGACTTAACAGgcagtttgttttataatattggttTGCACAAGGATTCAAATAGTGCAATAGAGCAATCAAAAAATTCTATTTCCAAGTAAAACgtacacaatttaatattattacatcttTCTTGAGCTGAGATTCTCATTTTGGAGTAATACCTCACTGTAataagattcacaatatatccaaaatatttacagacgaaacaacatttattttgtatcattattattatgtttataagattatttcaaataaaataaaaataaaataaaacaaattaaatagttGTATGAAAAGTAATAGAAATGTTATCTAAAAGTATGTGACCTTCGGGATAGCAGCCATCGAAAGGGTAGCCTATATAACCTGGTTTACAGGCACACATATAAACGTTGTTGACTGTGTGGCAGACGGTGTTAAAGCCACATACGCCAAGGCAAGGGTCTTCACATTTAAAGTCCAAGCACACTTTGTCCGAGCTACAGTCGTCACTGGTCTCACAGTTAATGTCTGAAACAACACACATTACATTAGTTGGTATACATACTTAATCACTTTAGAGTAGAATCGCTCACTtgtaaggtaaaataataaacgtaaactTTTCCCTCGCACCTCACTCTCATACATTACTTTTCGATTTCATtattgaagattttttattttggtattccTGATAAATTTAGAACCGCACATTTAGTATTGGGTTTATAAATGcaggttttatattattagttttacctGGACCATATATTAAATTGTGCGGGTGAATGATCAGGAATAcgttatcatttttaaattcaaggAGACTTTGAAAAGTTGGAAACAAACAAAGTTTGCACTAATGATGCGACATCATAAGTTCAGTTTCCAGTATCTCTGATTATTTACCTCACCCATCAATTTTGAATTCCCAAAGAACAAACTAGGAAGTCGTGCTGTGGTCAAACGAAGAATATTTATTACCTTTTACATATTACACAAAATAGCTAGTAAGTACtctgcaaaacatttttaatgatcatgtactttaaactgaaaaaaactgcaataatatacaatcttaataaatttaagataattaaataaaaaagggcttggttatatttatagatacaataaaacaaaatattgtaattgaaaaatcTTATCTTTTGTATGTTTGTGTATTGGAGACCCCTTAAGTTGTTTCGCATGAACGTTATCAGCTTTTTGGGAAGTGTTCTTCACACAAGGTAATAGGATAATGTTATAATGTTGAAGCTCAAATATAAATCGAAAAACGAAATAATTAGTGAcatcaaataaatagaaattaaatttcttttggaaACTCCAAATGCTATAAGTAGTTAAAAACAGTGTGACACGTATGTTTTCTTCTACGACGTTTACAAGAATGTTTAAGAAGAACACGTAaagatttttattctttacagtttatgtatatttttattcttcatagcttgtgattatttaaatttcGATAATTATAGGAAAGGtctatataagaaaataaaaagtccttttttatttataacatacgAGTgagttgtaacaaaataaatcattgcTCAGTCTTCAGAGTGAGGTGTTAGTCCAGCAATTTAAGAAGGGTTAGttaattttgggtttggaaaatttgttctatattacattttatacaatatcaACAAAATTACTGCCTCAAATACAGGAaagtttaactaattttttaacactCCACTGGAAAATACAAGCATTTAAATTAGGCAATTTAGGTCTATTACGAATCAGAACCAAATATAAACAGcctttgataaaaattatatgaattatgtaaaaaatatcttaaagacctataaaattaagcttaaaccatatttttcagACCTATAACCGATTGCACAACCTGTAACTATATATTAGTAAATTCATaatcttttaatgtaatatttatgccATTTCTAGAGATTAAAGAGTGTACAGAACATTCGGACTGTCTCTCAAATCGCACTTGCAGCAATTTCAAGTGTGTCGACCCTTGTGACAGTGTATGCGGCAACAACACAATCTGCACTGTCGAGAATCATACGATAGCTTGTGCCTGCAAACCAGGATTCGTCGGCAACCCTTTTCAGAACTGTGTAAGTCAAGGTAagtcagtaaatatattttatatatatatatatatatatatatataataaataattgttacattttaacgTTTAGGACGTTTAGGATTGAATTTAAGCGATGATTGCACTGAATTTTAAAAACGCATACTGGGCTCTATTACAAATTACGAGATACGTTGACCTTTTTCTGGAAGGCAATGAACGCCGGAAACTATAGGGAgcggggcagccagctttgaagaaGGTAACTAAGTCTCAGTCCAAGAAGGGAATTGACGTCTTCACCCGAAGACTGTTGAGGGAGATGAGAGCTAAAAACTTCTTGCTAATCAACCCAAAGCATTATGTGATCATCAGTAAACAAAACAGTTGATCTTTCAACAAGATTAACAACCTAGCCAAAGCACAGTAACAAAATCAGCAGTGGCCGAGGACAGAAAAAAGATTGGCTAAGATACCGGCCCGACTACtgaccaacaaaataaaagtggcagacgctgcaaaataatattatgccttattgtagtaaaataagaCGCTTATTCTTTGCGTAAGAAGTTATTGAAAAGCTAAGAAAAGATAATTACATCCTTATTCACCAAATCGTATGGCCTTAAAATAGTTTGATTAtactaacattttgtaaaaatttcataatacatacaacttttctttttgtattaaaaacattcataacaTTCATTGTCTGCACATCCATTACATactatttgagaaatatttaaatctgttatgtATACTATGTTattgtaagttaatttatttatttactaaagtaaaacattaaacaatctTTCATTACCAGAAACAATTTGGCCAaatttttgttatacaatatatatattgtataaatgccaatagccttgtttaatttttcaataaacagtgaatcacaaaaagtacttgctccgccgggactcgaaaccggatctctcacttgccgggcgattGTGCTACTATTACACTACAGAGGCCTTACTTTTTATGACCCAATTACATTGTATTTGGTATTATCTGTCATAtctgcgtttaaataactaaactaagatatgattggaagaccaaatacctttcaaattaattttgtttacattagtcaaatttgtataaattgcaatataaagaataaaaacgcaagcttttcaatatatatacagtaagttttagaaaataaacgtTTCAACTTTAGACCAACATATATCCATTGATTTAAAGGTAGACCGTATTTGTATAATACCCtttattttattctcaataaaatcatataaaaccaCTTCATGTTTTGCATTGTAACTTATTTTGATATtagtttccattttaaaatttgcgCAAGGAGTTAAAAAGCTATGCTATCTAAGGCTAAATATCATGGAAATCATTTATTGTGGTAGCTACCCCACTGAGGTTATGAGGTTCCAGTTTTTCAGTTTAGTATTATAATCAAAAGATGGTTGCATTTAGCCACATAATCTGTTTTTATACCTAGATCTCTAATAATGTTGCTTAAGAACTTCATCCCTCCTAAACCATGCAGTAGCATAGGCTGGAGGTTAAGCCTTGCATCTTATTATCAAAGAGGCATACTGAGTAGCTGTgggaaatttaaaacaatcttcaTACATGTTTTACTGAGACATTGAATAAAGCTCAAGGGAAATTGTTATAAACAGAAACCTCGTTAATAAGACTTGAAGCTGGTAGGACGGCTACTCCTACTTTGGACCGACTGTTGCAATGTCCTCCCTGGGCGTCTCAAAATGTTGCCACAAGCGTAGTTTAAGGgacctttttataaattaaaataataatagtacttGCCTTTGGATTTTCCCGCAATTTTTCTATTACAGctcatgtattatattaaatagctCACATTATTTCAGTAACACGAGCTTTCTACACCAATTTTGGAGTAACCTTGAAATTGAAATCCGTAGCTTTCTTAGTAGTGTAAAACAGTGGGGCCCTGTGATACTTTATGAATGAAAGTAGTCATATATAGTTTATAAGGTAAACTTTTGTTGTTGTTCATAGAACAAAAAATTAGAGATTAATCAAAATTTTCAGAATCATTTTGACGTTGATTgagttattaaattacatttattaaactcTTATCTAATCaagttattgatattataaaaaatgttaatcgttcaaaatattatagacatacaatttttatgtttataatggaaacatgtaaatattattacatttaaagtcTTATTACAATATCAAACTGTTAGTGCTtgcaaagttttttaaatataaagctcGTATAGCAATTTGGACAATAACatccatattttatttcataaagaaaCAAGAATTATTTAAGCATTAGTGTATCCTATACATGACGTGTTATCAGAAACTAACTGTATATTTGCAAAAAGTTACTCTATTAATTTGAGGTAAATAAGTAAACATGTGGAtactacttatattatatataaacctaTTTGTgtaattctatatttttgtatttccagTGATGAATAAAGAGTGTACAATGGACGAGGACTGCCCCTCAAATCACACATGTAATAATGGCGTGTGTGCTGAAACTTGCAATGCAGTCTGTGGCTTAAACACTATCTGCATTATCAAAAACAATCATGCTGCTTGCTCCTGCAAGCCCGGATTCGTTGGCAACCCTTTCCTGGAGTGTGAAGTTCAAAGTAAGTCAATTAgtcaaaatatagtattttatatttcaaagttgtattaaaattcataattcaaTGATAAGCTATTAAACGAGGCATGAATAACCTGGACTATTGTACGTGTGTCATTAACGTTCAAAAGAATAACATGTAGATATCAAGAAAGTCAATCCTGAGTAGAAGTGTGAAGTCAGTCAAATGTAGATTAGTTTGCTCTCATGTAGATGGATAATGTAATGTAGATTAAGATATCATGAGGATACACAGTATAATAGAAGTAGGCCTAAGCGTTTCCAGCCCTCCGTTTGATAGATTTCGCTAATGCTAAAGCAATTCATCCCAATATATGGGGAAATTGTGATACAATATAATCTAATAAAGCAAATTACTCTATGTTTTAtgccaaaaaatatataaattatatatgaaatatgtaaaatattataattcgaaaaacttgtaaaactgttaatatttagattctaatttgaaacatttcatttaaaactgtaaGAAGTACTTAATTTAGAAATACCATTCTAATCAACATTTATACAAAGTTAAGGCTTTAAAACTCACATAATATTCTAGGTTAAGAATTacgaaaaaaaaactaatataataaaataattatttacgcATATGTTACAGGTACCATAGAATTACAGAAGAAGTACTATATTGGAAAAGAACAGGTATATTTACGTGACTGTATTGTAAATCCTACCAGTCAAGTTCTATCTACTAACGAGTATTCGGATTGTTGTATCCAAAAATATAGTCATATAGTGTTTTAGATTACTATTCCTaacgataaaaaaaactattgtgagtaatattttgtattttaagttttgatgagactttaaaattttaattaaaatatttttaacttattcatCTTTGCAATATATAGTAAGAA from Homalodisca vitripennis isolate AUS2020 chromosome 2, UT_GWSS_2.1, whole genome shotgun sequence encodes the following:
- the LOC124354678 gene encoding neurogenic locus notch homolog protein 2-like isoform X1, producing the protein MCSKLNNFRAMEASKYFILLTMCAPILGLPPSNNSSEINCENSGDCSSGKVCVNFKCGDPCHGGCGPNTICLTVDKVSMCACKPGFTGYPFNGCYPEECRMDSDCPEERECRNKRCEDVCKNACGLNTHCKGINHYPVCSCSPEHVWNPFLGCQVQKAKDCTEDSDCLSNRTCINYECVDPCDSVCGNNTICTVENHHTACACRPGFIGNPFQNCVDQEIKECTEHSDCLSNRTCSNFKCVDPCDSVCGNNTICTVENHTIACACKPGFVGNPFQNCVSQVMNKECTMDEDCPSNHTCNNGVCAETCNAVCGLNTICIIKNNHAACSCKPGFVGNPFLECEVQSTIELQKKYYIGKEQVTWTTANERCRSKDMYFASITSPSEQDDIKRACKESGIAGLVWVSGSDLGSTGEYVWSSTGKGLTYTNWKSGEPEEEYRCVAFHTFDYKWETRACGIERYYACEYFRS
- the LOC124354684 gene encoding adhesive plaque matrix protein 2-like; amino-acid sequence: MCVVSDINCETSDDCSSDKVCLDFKCEDPCLGVCGFNTVCHTVNNVYMCACKPGYIGYPFDGCYPEECTMNSDCPEEMECKNKHCRDVCKNACGLNSHCKGIRHHPVCSCSPGHVWDPFLGCQIQSKSKS